TTTCCGTTTTTTGCAAGGGGGCAAGGACAGGCTTTATCCGTCTGACCAGACGGTGCCGTGGATTACGGAATTTTGCAAGGCAGTTCAGGTGGACTGCGAACTCCGGTTCGACCCCGATGGCGAGCACGATTGGGATTACTGGAAGGGCAAGCGGATGGAATGGATCCGCGACGCCATCCGCAAATAATTTGGGCCAAATAGCCTTATTTATGAACCTCCCCTTGACAAAAGGGTGTTTTTTTTCAAAATTTGGTGCACCACGCGGATGTGGTGGAACTGGTAGACACGCTAGATTCAGGTTCTAGTGCTCGCAAGGGCATGAAGGTTCAAGTCCTTTCATCCGCACTGAAAAACCCGGTAGTTCGCTATCGGGATTTTCGTTTTGCTATCGTTGAGTTGGATATGAGTGATTTTTTAGATGATGAACTTTGCGAATTCTCGCTGCAAGAGGTTGATGGCGAGTGTGTCGTGTTGCGCCCGCTTGGCGAGGCGGACGTGCAGCCACTGTTCGAGCTGATCGAAGGCTCTCGTGAGTTCTTGTCGGATCACTTGCCGTGGCCTGTTGAGGAATGCCTAACTCCCGAAGATGTTTCTGCGAAAATGGATGCCTGGAACTTGCAGGCGCAGATGGCTAATGGCGCCTGCTGGGGCATTTTCGAGAAATCTTCGCAAAAAATCGCAGGCTGCATTATGCTTGGCTGGGTGCAGTGGAAAAATCGCTCGGCGACCGTGAGCTATTGGCTCGGTCAAGACTTTTGCGGTCGTGGCCTCGCGACTGAGGCGCTTTTGCTCGTGGCGGGCGAATCTTTTGCGATGGGGCTGAACCGCCTTGAACTTACATCTTCGGTCAACAATCTAAAGAGTGTTGCGGTCGCCCGCCGTGCCGGATTCCAGGAAGAAGGTGTTTGCCGCGAGTACGAACTCCTCCACGGGCATTTTGAAGACCATATCCGCTTTTCGCTCCTCGCTAGAGACTTTTGTTAAGCATTCACGGCGTTTGTTGCTCTTGTAGCGTTCGGGGCGTTGCGGGGTGGAACCCCGCTCGAAGGGGTGATGGAAGACCCGGCGAGCCGGGGCTGCAATCAGGGGAAAGCCTGCCCCTCCCGTCTCTCGTCTGACATGGTTACTTGGGTAAACGATAAAAGCTTTTTATTCTTTGATTTTGTAGCGGAAGACTTCTATTTTTAGAATATGGAAACAGGAGAAAATCGCATAGTTGAACCTGATGTTCTGCAATACACGAACTACCGTGTGTATTTGCGGGACTATTATGAGTTCAAGAAGAAGACGGTTCCGGCTTTTAGCCTCCGTTTCTTCGCGGAGAAGGCCGGGCTTTCGAGCCACGCCCATCTCAAGCTCACGATTGACGGAAAGCGAAATATTACAAAGAACACGGTGGTAAAGCTCATCCACGGCCTCGGCTTGGATGGCCAGCGTGCTGCGTATTTCGAAAGTCTTGTTTTCTTCAATCAGGCTCAGACGGATGCGGATAAGCAGGTTTATTACGCCCAGCTTTTGAAGGCGAGCCCGCGCTCCAAACTGCACAAGATGGATGCGGCTCAGTTCCGTATTTTTCGCGAATGGCACCACTCTGCGATTCTCGAGATGGTGGCGCTCAAGGATTTTCGCCCGATTCCCGACTGGATTTCCAAACGCCTCGGCGGTCTCATTACGCCTGCCCAGGTGACGGAATCTCTTAAACTTCTCGTGGAACTGGGACTTCTGGTAAAGACCGCGAACGGTTACCGCCAGCGCGATCCCCTGATTACTACCGACGACGAAGTCCAGGACATGATGGTCAAGATGTACCATCTGCAGATGCTCAAGCTCTCGGCGGACATGCTTTCGGCGCTTCCGGGCCCGCAAAGGGACATTTCTGCCCTAACTTTTAGCATAAAACGCGAAGATTTCCCCAATTTGAAAAAACATTTGCAACTCATGCGCAAAGAACTACTAGATTTCTCAGCAAAGGCTGGGGAAGGTGAGGATGTTGTGCAAATCAATATCCAGCTGTACCCTCTAACCCGAGGAGTATGATGCGTTCTTTGAGTTCAATAATCGGTTGCATGCTTGTGGCATTGTGGGCAATCGGATGTTCTGAATCCGACACTACGGCCGGTATTGAAATTGGAAATCCGGAGATTGCACAGAACATCGGGCTTACCGCTGATTTCTCCATCGACTATTCAGACGCAAAGCCTGTCGCTCTTGCCAAGGCGGCATCCAAAGACGAAAAGGTCGTTATCGATACGTTCCGTTTGTCTTTGATGAATGTCTATTCTTACAGTAGCTACTATACGATGGTCATTACGGACGATCAGGATGGCGGTCTCCAGCTTTGGCCGTACGAAGAAGATCCGGCTGCGGTACTTCCGATTTCGTTTACGGAAGGCGAAATTGTCAAGGATGCATTTGAACACATCAACTTGAAACATAACGGCATTTTGAAGGAAATCCGTGTCGGTTTCGAAGTGAACCGTAAAGATGGAGTCAATTCTATCTATGGGCGAATCCGCCAGGATGGCAAGGAAATTCCTTTTGTCTACGAATTGAACCGCATTCAGGGCTTTGACCTGTTCTACCATTCGTCTCAGACCGAAATTCAGGAATCTTCTGTGAATTTGTCTGTAATATTCCGCGTGCGCCGCTTTGTCGGTGGGCTTGACCTTGGTTCGGCTAAGGTCGGTGACGATGGCGTTATTCGCTTTAGCAAGACGGAAAATACGGAACTTTGGGAATCGCTGAACGAACGTTTCTTGCCGAGTTTCCAGGCTCTGCGCTACAAGTACACGGATGATCAAGGCAAAAACCATAGTGATTACGTGGACGACGTGTGGAGCGAAATTAGTGGAAAACGGAACAGCAATTTTATCACAAACGGCAACTTTGACGAAGGCGGTGCAGACTGGGTGTTCCATACGCAGTTCAATGGTGTTGCTGATACGGCTGTCGTTAAAGAAAAGAATTCCAAGGTGATGCGTGTCCGTGTTACACGAGGTGGAGACTATTCGTACAGCGTGCAGCTGTTGCACGAAAATATTCCTGTGGTGGCCGGCGCTACATACAAGTTTATTTTCACCATCTGGTCTGATGTCGAAGGCGAAATTACCGCTCGTTTAGGAAAGTCCACTTACTACAACGTGACCAACGGCTTCCAGGAACACGTAAAGGTTTCGACTTCAGGCAAATCTTTTGAAATAGAATTCTCGCCCGATGAAACGGACCCGTATGCCCGTCTGGACTTGAATCTGGGCAAGGCCGAAAGGACGTTCTGGATTAAGGACGTGCAGTTGATTAGAATTAAGTAGTTTGCTAAATTCTAGTCATTATGGCTACTATTCCAACTCTAAAAGAAAATCTCGTTATTGAAAATATCCGCCCGAGCATCGAGGGCGGCCGCTTCATGCTCAAGCGTGAACCCGGTGATACTGTGACCCTCCAGGCAGACATCTTCCGCCATAGTCACGAAAAGTACGATGCTGCGATTTTTTACCGCCACGTTTCCAAGAAAAAGTGGGAACAGGCTCCGATGCACTTTGTCGACAATGACCTGTGGGAAGGCTCCTTCACGGTCGGTAACATCGGCTATTACGAATACAAAATTTGCGCATGGACCAAGGAACCGAAGGATGTTCCGACAGAAAGCCCGGTGATGAAGCTCCGTGTGGACCCGGTCTACAGCCGCGTGGGTACGTGGTACGAAATGTGGCCGAAGAGCCAGGGTACTGACCCGAACAAGAGTGCAACGTGGAAGGATTGTGAAAAGCAGCTCGACTACATTGCAGGGCTTGGCTTCGATACGGTTTACCTTGTTCCGATCCACCCGATTGGTGTCACGAACCGCAAGGGCGCAAACAACGCGCTCCACGCCAAGGTCGACAAGAAGGGCAATCCGCTTGAACCGGGATGCCCGTATGCTGTCGGTAACAAGAACGGCGGTCATTACGATGTGGACCCGGAACTCGGGACCATGAAGGACTTCGAACATTTTGCAAAGGCCGCTCGTGCCAAGGGACTTCGCCTTGCGCTCGATATCGCGCTCAACTGCAGCCCGGATCATCCGTATGTGAAGTCTCACCCGGAATGGTTCTATCACGAACCGGATGGCAGCATCAAGTTCGCCGAAAACCCGCCCAAGAAGTACGAAGACATTTATCCGTTCGATTACTACAACGAAAACTACAAGGCTCTTTGGAAGGAAATCGAGAATATTATTTTGTTCTGGGCCGACAAGGGTGTTGAAATTTTCCGTATCGATAACCCGCACACCAAGCCGTTCCCGTTCTGGGAATGGCTCATCGCCGACGTGAAGGAAAAGCGCCCGGAACTCGTGTTCCTCGCCGAAGCTTTCACGCGTCCGAAGATGATGCACCGCCTTGCAAAGTCCGGCTTTGACATGAGCTACACGTATTTCGCATGGCGCTCTGCAAAGTGGGAATTCGAACAGTACTTGAAGGAACTCACGCAGTCCGACGCTAAGGAATACATGCGTGGTATCTTCTTCCCGACAACACCGGATATCTTCCCGAAGTATCTTGCATACAAAGGTGCAAACGCCTTTAAGCAGCGCTATTTCTTGGCCGCGACGCTTTCGAGCCTTACGGGTATGTACAATGGATACGAACTCTGCGAAAACATCCCGAGCCCGATCAAGGAAGAACTTGCCGATAGCGAAAAGTATCAGTACAAAGTACATAACTGGTCTGGCCCGGGCATTCAAGACTTTGTTCGCCGTTTGAATGTCGCCCGTCAGGAACATGTCGCCTTGCAGGAATACGATAACCTCGATTTCCATTACGCTCAGAACGACCAGCTCATGGTTTACTCCAAGAAGTCTGGTGATGACGTGATTCTCTGCGTGTGCAATATGGACATGGACCACGTGCAGGAAGGTATTGTTGAGCTCGACATGGCTAAGCTTGGCCTCCAGAACGATTCGTTCTTCTTCTTGAAGGACATTGTGACTGGTGAAAGCTATGTATGGCGTGGCAACAAGAACTATGTGAAGCTTGACCCTGCAAAGGCTCCTGGTCACATGTTCGTGGTGAAGAAAATCTAAAAACTTGCGAATCGCGAACTAAACGCCACAATCGCAATTGGAAACGCCCCGGAAGCCGCCGCTCCCGGGCGTTTTTTTAGATTGCTCACAAAAACTCTTTTTAAAAGCTTTTTTTGTGTCTTTTTTAGAGGATTAAATCTAATTTTAGACGAGGTATTTAAAGGATGATTATGAAAAAAATTTTATTGAGTTCGATATTGGCTGCGGGCGCTTGTGCAATGTTTAATGCCTGCTCTGATGATTCTCCGTCTCCGCTTACTCCGTCTGTTGCGGCATCTTCATCGAGTGTTGATTGGCTTGTTGAAAGCAGCTCTAGTGTAGATGGGAATAGCGATTTGGGATCCAGCTCTTCTGTTGTGCCGGGGGCCAGTGCCTCTAACTCGAGTTCTTCTGTGGTTGTACCGCCTAATTCGGCGACGAGTTCTAGCAATGATGGGCCGTCTCAGTCGAGCTCTTCTGTCAATCCGACATCTAGCGCCACTCCGAATTCGTCAGCCGTTGAAAGCTCTAGCAGTGCTGAACCAGAATTAGGTGCAGATGGATTCCCGACTCTTGAATCTTACGGCCCGCCTCCGGCCGAATACACCAAGGACATTAGCGCTACGGCAAAGCGCGGTTGGAATACCCGCTATTGGGACGCTTGCAAGCCGCATTGCTCTTGGCTTAGGGAAAACGCTAACGATGTGACTCGTGCAGACACGTCTTCCGATGCGGCCTACATTGCCGACTATGGCACTGCGCGTAACTGCAACATTCGCGATGTCGAAGTCCCCACCTTTACCTTGGGTGATGTTTCGAAGTCCTGGTTCGGTTACAACGGGACCAGGAGCGCTTGCGGCGACGAAAAGGAAAAGGGCGTGTTCACCTGCACGGACATGGCGCCTATTGCCGTGAACGACACGCTTTCTTATGCGTACGTTGCGGGCACTGCCGATAGCAAGTGCGGCAAGTGCTATCACTTGCAGTACGATGGCCACTTCGCGAACGAGATGGAAAACAACCCGCCAAGGGAAACCCACAAGGCGCTCAAGGGCAAGCACATGATTGTGATGGCCTCCAACATCGGTAACGATGTGGCGGGCGGTAATGCTAATTTACCTGCAGGCCAGTTCGACTTGATGGTGCCGGGCGGTGGCGTGGGCGCCTTTGACGCTCTTACTGTTCAGGTAAACAAAGGCCGCGACTTCAACTGGGGCGCAGGCTTTGGCGGATTCTTGACCGAATGCCAGAACAAGCTCGGTTACGATGCTACTCTCGCCGCGTACCAGACTTGCATCAAGGATATGTGCGACGCGGCCTTCGGCGACGCAGGCCTTCCGAACCTGTTGCGCGGTTGCCATTGGTTTGCCGACTGGTACAAGGCTGCAGACAATCCGACCTACTACATCGAAGAAGTGGAGTGCCCACAGTACTTGATCGACCATTACATGAGCCGATTCAACACCACT
This genomic stretch from Fibrobacter sp. UWB16 harbors:
- a CDS encoding glycosyl hydrolase family 5 yields the protein MKKILLSSILAAGACAMFNACSDDSPSPLTPSVAASSSSVDWLVESSSSVDGNSDLGSSSSVVPGASASNSSSSVVVPPNSATSSSNDGPSQSSSSVNPTSSATPNSSAVESSSSAEPELGADGFPTLESYGPPPAEYTKDISATAKRGWNTRYWDACKPHCSWLRENANDVTRADTSSDAAYIADYGTARNCNIRDVEVPTFTLGDVSKSWFGYNGTRSACGDEKEKGVFTCTDMAPIAVNDTLSYAYVAGTADSKCGKCYHLQYDGHFANEMENNPPRETHKALKGKHMIVMASNIGNDVAGGNANLPAGQFDLMVPGGGVGAFDALTVQVNKGRDFNWGAGFGGFLTECQNKLGYDATLAAYQTCIKDMCDAAFGDAGLPNLLRGCHWFADWYKAADNPTYYIEEVECPQYLIDHYMSRFNTTTQTNIKKVTDWSTYKEGDVLDTLHCWKAGEAPPENGWQNPSAGCDVK
- a CDS encoding GNAT family N-acetyltransferase, which encodes MSDFLDDELCEFSLQEVDGECVVLRPLGEADVQPLFELIEGSREFLSDHLPWPVEECLTPEDVSAKMDAWNLQAQMANGACWGIFEKSSQKIAGCIMLGWVQWKNRSATVSYWLGQDFCGRGLATEALLLVAGESFAMGLNRLELTSSVNNLKSVAVARRAGFQEEGVCREYELLHGHFEDHIRFSLLARDFC
- a CDS encoding carbohydrate binding domain-containing protein — translated: MMRSLSSIIGCMLVALWAIGCSESDTTAGIEIGNPEIAQNIGLTADFSIDYSDAKPVALAKAASKDEKVVIDTFRLSLMNVYSYSSYYTMVITDDQDGGLQLWPYEEDPAAVLPISFTEGEIVKDAFEHINLKHNGILKEIRVGFEVNRKDGVNSIYGRIRQDGKEIPFVYELNRIQGFDLFYHSSQTEIQESSVNLSVIFRVRRFVGGLDLGSAKVGDDGVIRFSKTENTELWESLNERFLPSFQALRYKYTDDQGKNHSDYVDDVWSEISGKRNSNFITNGNFDEGGADWVFHTQFNGVADTAVVKEKNSKVMRVRVTRGGDYSYSVQLLHENIPVVAGATYKFIFTIWSDVEGEITARLGKSTYYNVTNGFQEHVKVSTSGKSFEIEFSPDETDPYARLDLNLGKAERTFWIKDVQLIRIK
- a CDS encoding alpha-1,4-glucan--maltose-1-phosphate maltosyltransferase; this translates as MATIPTLKENLVIENIRPSIEGGRFMLKREPGDTVTLQADIFRHSHEKYDAAIFYRHVSKKKWEQAPMHFVDNDLWEGSFTVGNIGYYEYKICAWTKEPKDVPTESPVMKLRVDPVYSRVGTWYEMWPKSQGTDPNKSATWKDCEKQLDYIAGLGFDTVYLVPIHPIGVTNRKGANNALHAKVDKKGNPLEPGCPYAVGNKNGGHYDVDPELGTMKDFEHFAKAARAKGLRLALDIALNCSPDHPYVKSHPEWFYHEPDGSIKFAENPPKKYEDIYPFDYYNENYKALWKEIENIILFWADKGVEIFRIDNPHTKPFPFWEWLIADVKEKRPELVFLAEAFTRPKMMHRLAKSGFDMSYTYFAWRSAKWEFEQYLKELTQSDAKEYMRGIFFPTTPDIFPKYLAYKGANAFKQRYFLAATLSSLTGMYNGYELCENIPSPIKEELADSEKYQYKVHNWSGPGIQDFVRRLNVARQEHVALQEYDNLDFHYAQNDQLMVYSKKSGDDVILCVCNMDMDHVQEGIVELDMAKLGLQNDSFFFLKDIVTGESYVWRGNKNYVKLDPAKAPGHMFVVKKI
- a CDS encoding TIGR02147 family protein; translated protein: METGENRIVEPDVLQYTNYRVYLRDYYEFKKKTVPAFSLRFFAEKAGLSSHAHLKLTIDGKRNITKNTVVKLIHGLGLDGQRAAYFESLVFFNQAQTDADKQVYYAQLLKASPRSKLHKMDAAQFRIFREWHHSAILEMVALKDFRPIPDWISKRLGGLITPAQVTESLKLLVELGLLVKTANGYRQRDPLITTDDEVQDMMVKMYHLQMLKLSADMLSALPGPQRDISALTFSIKREDFPNLKKHLQLMRKELLDFSAKAGEGEDVVQINIQLYPLTRGV